A genomic window from Lotus japonicus ecotype B-129 chromosome 1, LjGifu_v1.2 includes:
- the LOC130734250 gene encoding probable beta-D-xylosidase 7 yields the protein MALLSHAITFFIISFLYLTHHQLAHAQSPTQPPYSCGAHSNSYTFCNSKLPITQRAKDLVSRLTLDEKLSQLVNSAPPIPRLGIPGYQWWSEALHGVADAGKGIRFNGTIKSATSFPQVILTAASFDANLWYQISKVIGTEARAVYNAGQAQGMTFWAPNINIFRDPRWGRGQETAGEDPMVNAKYAVAYVRGLQGDSFEGGKLGERLQASACCKHFTAYDLDNWKGLDRFDFDAHVTPQDLADTYQPPFHSCIQQGRASGIMCAYNRVNGVPNCADFNLLTNTARKQWNFNGYITSDCGAVSIIHDRQGYAKTAEDAVADVLRAGMDVECGDYLTKHGKSAVLQKKVPISQIDRALHNLFSIRIRLGLFDGNPSKLTYGSIGPNQVCSKQNLKLALEAARNGIVLLKNTASILPLPKTNPSIAVIGPNANASSLAVLGNYYGRPCKLVTLLQGFQHYAKDTIYHPGCSDGTQCASAEINEAVEVAKKVDYVVLVMGLDQSQERESHDRDFLELPGKQQELINSVASASKKPVILVLLCGGPVDITAAKFNKNVGGILWAGYPGELGGVALAQVIFGDHNPGGRLPITWYPKDFIRVPMTDMRMRADPASGYPGRTYRFYTGPKVYEFGYGLSYSKYSYEFVSVTQNNLHINQSSTHLTVDENSETIRYKLVSELGEETCQSMSVSVTLGVKNDGSMAGKHPVLLFMRQGKQRNGNPLKQLVGFQSVKLDAGERGEVGFELSPCEHLSIANEGGVKVIQEGSYLLHVGDKEYPMNISV from the exons ATGGCTCTCTTATCCCATGCCAtcaccttcttcatcatctccttCCTTTACCTAACTCACCACCAACTCGCCCACGCCCAGTCACCAACTCAGCCACCTTACTCCTGCGGCGCTCACTCCAACTCCTACACCTTCTGCAACTCCAAGCTCCCCATCACTCAAAGAGCCAAGGACCTCGTGTCACGACTCACCCTTGACGAGAAGCTCTCCCAGCTCGTCAACTCAGCGCCACCGATCCCCCGCCTCGGGATCCCGGGCTACCAGTGGTGGAGTGAAGCTCTGCACGGCGTTGCAGACGCTGGCAAGGGCATTAGATTCAATGGCACTATAAAATCAGCAACTAGTTTCCCCCAAGTCATTCTCACCGCGGCTTCATTCGACGCCAATCTCTGGTACCAAATTAGTAAG GTGATTGGAACAGAAGCTAGAGCGGTGTACAATGCGGGGCAAGCTCAGGGGATGACATTTTGGGCTCCAAACATTAACATTTTCAGGGATCCGAGATGGGGGAGAGGGCAAGAAACTGCAGGTGAAGATCCTATGGTGAATGCTAAGTATGCTGTGGCGTATGTTAGAGGGCTTCAAGGGGATTCATTTGAAGGAGGGAAATTAGGGGAGCGTCTTCAAGCTTCAGCTTGCTGCAAACATTTCACTGCTTATGATTTGGATAATTGGAAGGGTTTGGATCGCTTCGACTTCGATGCTCAT GTGACTCCGCAAGATTTGGCGGACACCTATCAACCCCCATTTCACAGCTGCATACAACAAGGGCGAGCAAGTGGAATAATGTGTGCTTACAACCGTGTCAATGGGGTTCCAAATTGTGCAGATTTCAATCTCTTAACCAACACCGCAAGAAAACAATGGAATTTCAATGG gTATATTACGTCGGATTGTGGAGCAGTCTCGATCATACACGATAGGCAAGGCTATGCAAAAACAGCAGAGGATGCTGTGGCTGATGTCCTTAGAGCTG GGATGGATGTGGAATGTGGTGATTACTTGACAAAGCATGGTAAATCAGCAGTTTTGCAGAAAAAAGTACCAATATCTCAAATTGACCGTGCCCTTCACAATCTCTTCTCCATTAGAATTAGGCTAGGCCTATTTGATGGAAACCCTTCCAAGCTCACATATGGCTCAATTGGTCCCAACCAAGTCTGCTCCAAACAAAACCTAAAACTAGCACTCGAAGCCGCCAGAAACGGTATTGTCCTTTTAAAAAACACTGCATCAATTCTCCCCCTTCCAAAAACAAACCCAAGCATTGCAGTGATAGGCCCCAATGCCAATGCTTCATCACTAGCTGTTCTAGGAAACTACTATGGCCGTCCTTGTAAACTGGTCACTCTGTTGCAAGGCTTCCAGCACTATGCTAAGGATACCATTTATCACCCTGGTTGTAGTGATGGAACACAGTGTGCTTCTGCTGAAATAAACGAGGCGGTGGAAGTTGCGAAAAAAGTGGATTATGTGGTGCTGGTTATGGGGTTGGATCAAAGTCAAGAGAGGGAATCACATGATCGTGATTTCTTAGAGTTACCAGGGAAGCAACAGGAACTGATTAATAGTGTTGCCAGTGCTTCTAAGAAACCTGTTATTTTGGTCCTCTTGTGTGGAGGTCCTGTGGATATCACTGCAGCTAAGTTTAACAAAAATGTTGGAGGCATATTGTGGGCTGGTTATCCTGGTGAACTTGGAGGAGTGGCACTGGCCCAGGTTATCTTTGGAGACCATAACCCAG GAGGAAGACTACCAATTACTTGGTACCCAAAAGACTTCATCAGAGTACCAATGACAGACATGAGGATGAGAGCTGATCCAGCATCAGGCTACCCCGGAAGAACCTACCGATTTTACACAGGTCCAAAGGTCTATGAATTTGGCTATGGTCTAAGTTACTCAAAATACTCCTACGAGTTCGTATCCGTCACACAAAACAACCTTCACATCAACCAGTCATCCACTCATTTAACGGTTGATGAAAACTCCGAAACCATCCGTTACAAGCTGGTTTCGGAGCTCGGTGAAGAGACTTGTCAAAGCATGTCTGTCTCGGTGACTTTGGGAGTTAAAAATGATGGAAGCATGGCGGGGAAGCATCCAGTGTTGCTGTTTATGAGGCAGGGGAAACAGAGAAATGGAAACCCTTTAAAACAGTTGGTAGGTTTTCAAAGTGTGAAGCTAGATGCAGGGGAAAGGGGTGAAGTTGGGTTTGAACTTAGCCCCTGTGAGCATCTTAGCATTGCAAATGAGGGAGGTGTAAAGGTGATACAAGAGGGGTCTTATTTATTACATGTTGGGGACAAAGAGTACCCTATGAATATCTCTGTTTGA